One Setaria viridis chromosome 7, Setaria_viridis_v4.0, whole genome shotgun sequence genomic region harbors:
- the LOC117863676 gene encoding protein argonaute 2, producing MDYERGGGGGRGRGRGRGGGGSAGGGGRGGGYGGRGGGGYGGRGGGGYDGGGRGGGGYDGGGGGGGGGYGRYEGGGYGGGRGGGGYHGPPRGGGYGAGGRGPGGGGRQAYGPGGGRGGSAWAPPPGSGRGRGGGGNGAEYVPVTRAPAPAPTSMGIAPKDKEALSASGSVERIDSSELARGKPSSSLVATPYAGARVPMQRPDRGGSSSQANVKLLVNHFIVKYRKATTIFHYDIDIKLDQASPKASGKELSKAEFLSVKDELFKDTSFRRLSSCVAYDGGRNLFTSAELPEGLFRVRVRSKTYIVSVDLKKQLPLSQLSELPVPREVLQGLDVIVREASRWRKIMVGKGFYSPNSSLDIGQGAVALKGALQTLKHTQQGLILCVDYSVMPFYKAGPVMDLVEKIVGRLDYRTTLNKWQLENLEYELKGRRVTVIHRRTNQKYIVQGLTALPAGQLTFVDAETGQTNRLVDYYAQKHGKVIEYQMLPCLDLSKSKDKANHVPIELCTLLEGQRYPKANLDRNSDRTLKSEALIPAFKRRKEILDLVNATDGPCSGEIAPQFGISLDVHMTEVMGRILPPPNLKLGAPNGQTSKFSINHESCQWNLMNKKLVEGWDLQCWGIVDFSARTSHPREESLNGWMFVEKIVRKCCELGIRMNTDPCFVHKSEMAVLSDPHRLHEELNKAKQAAVSKKQRLQLLFCPMSEQHPGYKTLKLICDTQLGILTQCFLSKIANKQQGQDQYMTNLALKINSKLGGSNVQLYDSLPRVSGAPFMFIGADVNHPSPGNVESPSIAAVVASINSGVNKYVSRIRAQPHRCEVIQQLGEICLELIGVFEKQNSVKPERIIYFRDGVSDGQFDMVLNDELADMEKAIKVNGYSPTITVIVAKKRHHTRLFPKDQGQPQTKNGNVPPGTVVDTGVVDPSAYDFYLCSHNGLLGTSRPTHYYSLVDEHGFGSDDLQKLIYNLCFVFARCTKPVSLATPVYYADLAAYRGRLYYEAGMRSGTFEAGSFPRLHKDLEDNMFFI from the exons ATGGATTACGAgcgcggaggcggtggtgggcgcggccgcgggaggggccgtggtggcggaggcagcgccggcggcggcggaagaggaggtgggtacggcggccgcggaggaggtgggtacggcggccgcggaggaggcgggtacgacggcggcggccgcggaggaggcgggtacgacggcggcggcggaggaggaggagggggataCGGGCGTTACGAAGGAGGAGGCTACGGCGGGggccgtggaggcggcggctaCCACGGCCCGCCTCGCGGAGGCGGATATGGCGCGGGAGGGCGTGGccccggcggtggtggcagacAGGCGTACGGCcccggcggtgggcgcggcgggagcgcgtgggcgccgccgccgggttcGGGGagaggtcgcggcggcggcggcaacggagcGGAGTACGTCCCCGTCACCagggcgcccgcgccggcgcctaCATCAATGGGGATCGCGCCCAAGGACAAGGAGGCGCTTAGCGCGTCGGGGTCCGTCG AACGCATTGACTCCAGTGAATTGGCAAGAGGAAAACCTTCATCATCACTAGTTGCCACGCCTTACGCTGGAGCACGTGTGCCAATGCAAAGACCTGATCGTGGAGGCTCATCATCTCAAGCAAATGTCAAACTTTTGGTGAACCATTTCATTGTCAAGTACCGAAAGGCGACAACAATTTTTCATTATGACATAGACATCAAGCTTGATCAAGCTTCCCCTAAGGCTTCGGGCAAGGAGCTCTCCAAGGCAGAATTTCTTTCTGTCAAGGATGAGCTCTTCAAGGACACCAGCTTTCGACGTCTTTCGTCATGTGTTGCTTATGATGGCGGACGAAATCTATTCACTTCTGCTGAACTTCCAGAAGGTTTATTTCGTGTGAGAGTTCGGTCCAAGACCTACATTGTATCTGTAGATTTGAAGAAACAGCTGCCATTAAGTCAACTCTCAGAGTTACCTGTGCCTAGAGAGGTCTTGCAGGGTCTTGATGTCATTGTGCGTGAGGCCTCTAGATGGCGCAAGATTATGGTTGGTAAAGGATTTTACTCACCAAATAGCAGTCTGGACATTGGGCAGGGTGCTGTGGCTCTGAAAGGAGCACTACAGACCCTTAAACATACTCAGCAAGGGCTGATCCTATGTGTTGACTATTCAGTTATGCCGTTTTACAAAGCTGGGCCAGTGATGGATCTTGTTGAGAAGATAGTGGGGCGCCTTGATTACAGGACAACTCTGAACAAGTGGCAACTGGAAAATTTGGAGTATGAGCTTAAAGGCCGACGTGTGACTGTGATTCACCGCAGGACTAATCAGAAGTACATTGTGCAAGGTTTGACAGCCTTGCCTGCCGGCCAGTTGACCTTTGTGGATGCTGAAACCGGGCAAACGAATAGGCTTGTTGATTATTATGCTCAGAAACATGGCAAGGTGATTGAGTATCAGATGCTTCCATGCCTGGATTTGAGCAAGAGCAAGGACAAAGCCAATCATGTGCCAATTGAGCTTTGCACTCTTCTTGAAGGGCAGAGGTATCCAAAGGCAAATTTGGATAGGAATTCTGATAGAACACTAAAATCGGAGGCCCTAATTCCTGCATTTAAGCGGAGGAAGGAGATTCTGGACTTGGTGAATGCTACAGATGGACCTTGCAG TGGTGAAATAGCACCGCAATTTGGGATTTCCTTGGATGTGCATATGACTGAAGTCATGGGTAGGATCCTTCCCCCACCCAACCTAAAACTTGGCGCCCCCAATGGCCAGACCAGCAAATTCAGTATCAACCACGAGAGTTGCCAGTGGAACCTTATGAATAAGAAACTAGTAGAGGGCTGGGATCTTCAGTGCTGGGGCATCGTGGACTTCAGTGCACGTACTTCTCACCCCAGGGAGGAGTCCCTCAATGGATGGATGTTTGTGGAAAAGATAGTCAGGAAGTGCTGTGAGCTCGGCATCCGGATGAACACTGATCCATGCTTCGTGCACAAGTCAGAAATGGCAGTGCTCTCTGATCCACATCGACTGCACGAGGAGCTAAACAAAGCAAAACAAGCAGCAGTGAGCAAGAAGCAGAGGCTGCAACTCCTGTTCTGCCCGATGTCCGAGCAGCACCCAGGTTACAAGACACTGAAGCTGATTTGTGACACGCAACTGGGGATCCTCACCCAGTGTTTCCTGAGCAAAATTGCGAACAAGCAGCAGGGCCAGGACCAGTACATGACCAACCTTGCCCTTAAGATCAACAGCAAGCTTGGGGGCAGCAACGTCCAGCTGTATGACTCGCTCCCACGTGTCAGCGGTGCGCCATTCATGTTCATCGGAGCTGACGTTAACCATCCGTCACCCGGGAACGTGGAGAGCCCGTCAATTGCAGCTGTGGTCGCGTCTATCAACTCTGGCGTCAACAAGTACGTGTCAAGAATCCGCGCCCAGCCACACCGCTGCGAGGTGATCCAGCAGCTTGGTGAGATCTGCCTGGAGCTCATTGGAGTCTTTGAGAAGCAGAACAGCGTCAAGCCAGAGAGGATCATCTACTTCCGTGATGGCGTGAGCGACGGGCAGTTCGACATGGTCCTGAACGACGAGCTGGCGGACATGGAGAAGGCGATCAAGGTGAACGGCTACTCACCGACCATCACCGTGATCGTGGCCAAGAAGCGGCACCACACGCGGCTATTCCCTAAGGACCAGGGCCAGCCGCAGACGAAGAACGGCAACGTGCCGCCCGGCACTGTGGTGGACACGGGCGTGGTGGACCCATCGGCTTACGACTTCTACCTATGCAGCCACAACGGGCTGCTGGGGACGAGCCGGCCGACGCACTACTACAGCCTGGTGGACGAGCACGGGTTCGGGTCGGACGACCTGCAGAAGCTGATATACAACCTGTGCTTTGTGTTCGCCCGGTGCACCAAGCCGGTGTCGCTGGCGACGCCTGTCTATTACGCCGACCTTGCGGCCTACCGCGGCAGGCTCTACTATGAGGCGGGCATGAGGTCGGGAACTTTTGAAGCGGGGAGCTTCCCGAGGCTGCACAAGGACCTGGAGGACAACATGTTCTTCATCTGA
- the LOC117865214 gene encoding APO protein 1, chloroplastic isoform X1, protein MEILNSVSFGSIGFNRTRTNKLVKVGSQPQRIGWKLSRTCCEYSADTSRKRQAEYEQQPQNVDLPELQPKNKKKPFPVPIKKMLQDSRRDKRLAQMRIEKPLEAPKNGLLVPELVPVAYEVLDNWKVLIRGLSQLLNVVTVYGCRKCPQVHVGPVGHQIQDCYGSGSQRRNSHHSWASGSINDVLIPIESYHLFDPFGRRVKHETRFDYDRIPAIVELCIQAGVDLPQYPSRRRTSPVRMIGKKVISRGEFVDEPKPHRSEDCVSLLAELDTFNNQQGQSPSPSNVKELAERTLKAYLNVRQGVEQLMSKYTVKACGYCSEVHVGPWGHNVKLCGAFKHQWRDGKHGWQDAVVDEVIPPNYVWHVPDPSGPPLRSSLRSFYGKAPAVVELCVQAGAAIPDEYRPMMRTDIVIPDCEEARWAA, encoded by the exons GTAGGATCTCAACCACAACGAATTGGCTGGAAGCTGTCAAGGACATGTTGCGAATACTCTGCTGATACTTCTAGAAAGAGGCAGGCAGAGTATGAGCAACAACCACAGAAtgttgatcttccagaattacaaccaaaaaacaaaaagaaacccTTTCCTGTTCCAATTAAAAAGATGTTGCAAGATTCTCGGCGAGATAAGAGGCTTGCACAAATGCGGATAGAGAAGCCTCTTGAAGCCCCAAAGAATGGTTTGCTTGTGCCAGAGCTTGTTCCTGTTGCTTATGAAGTCCTTGATAACTGGAAAGTGCTCATCAGAGGCCTGTCTCAACTTCTGAATGTTGTCACAGTTTATGGCTGCAG AAAGTGCCCTCAAGTTCATGTTGGTCCAGTTGGCCACCAGATCCAGGATTGCTATGGTTCAGGAAGCCAGCGTCGGAACAGTCATCATTCTTGGGCTAGCGGTTCCATCAATGATGTCCTCATCCCGATCGAGTCGTACCATCTTTTTGATCCATTTGGACGGAGAGTCAAGCATGAAACCAGGTTTGATTATGACAGGATTCCGGCGATTGTTGAACTATGCATTCAGGCTGGTGTCGACTTACCACAATATCCCTCGAGGCGACGGACCTCTCCTGTCAGGATGATAGGCAAGAAGGTGATTAGCCGCGGTGAGTTTGTTGATGAGCCTAAGCCACACCGGTCAGAAGATTGTGTATCTCTACTTGCTGAGCTGGACACATTCAACAACCAACAGGGCCAGTCACCTTCACCATCCAATGTGAAAGAGCTTGCAGAGAGGACACTGAAAGCATACCTCAATGTGAGGCAAGGTGTTGAGCAACTGATGAGCAAGTACACTGTGAAAGCATGTGGTTACTGCTCTGAGGTCCACGTTGGTCCATGGGGCCACAATGTGAAGCTCTGCGGGGCTTTCAAGCACCAGTGGCGGGATGGCAAGCACGGATGGCAGGACGCGGTGGTTGATGAGGTCATCCCGCCTAACTACGTGTGGCATGTCCCTGACCCCAGTGGCCCTCCTCTCAGATCCTCTCTCAGGAGTTTCTATGGAAAAGCTCCAGCTGTCGTAGAGCTGTGTGTGCAGGCTGGAGCTGCAATACCGGACGAGTATAGGCCAATGATGAGGACTGACATTGTCATCCCAGACTGTGAGGAAGCTCGGTGGGCTGCATAA
- the LOC117865214 gene encoding APO protein 1, chloroplastic isoform X2, with product MLQDSRRDKRLAQMRIEKPLEAPKNGLLVPELVPVAYEVLDNWKVLIRGLSQLLNVVTVYGCRKCPQVHVGPVGHQIQDCYGSGSQRRNSHHSWASGSINDVLIPIESYHLFDPFGRRVKHETRFDYDRIPAIVELCIQAGVDLPQYPSRRRTSPVRMIGKKVISRGEFVDEPKPHRSEDCVSLLAELDTFNNQQGQSPSPSNVKELAERTLKAYLNVRQGVEQLMSKYTVKACGYCSEVHVGPWGHNVKLCGAFKHQWRDGKHGWQDAVVDEVIPPNYVWHVPDPSGPPLRSSLRSFYGKAPAVVELCVQAGAAIPDEYRPMMRTDIVIPDCEEARWAA from the exons ATGTTGCAAGATTCTCGGCGAGATAAGAGGCTTGCACAAATGCGGATAGAGAAGCCTCTTGAAGCCCCAAAGAATGGTTTGCTTGTGCCAGAGCTTGTTCCTGTTGCTTATGAAGTCCTTGATAACTGGAAAGTGCTCATCAGAGGCCTGTCTCAACTTCTGAATGTTGTCACAGTTTATGGCTGCAG AAAGTGCCCTCAAGTTCATGTTGGTCCAGTTGGCCACCAGATCCAGGATTGCTATGGTTCAGGAAGCCAGCGTCGGAACAGTCATCATTCTTGGGCTAGCGGTTCCATCAATGATGTCCTCATCCCGATCGAGTCGTACCATCTTTTTGATCCATTTGGACGGAGAGTCAAGCATGAAACCAGGTTTGATTATGACAGGATTCCGGCGATTGTTGAACTATGCATTCAGGCTGGTGTCGACTTACCACAATATCCCTCGAGGCGACGGACCTCTCCTGTCAGGATGATAGGCAAGAAGGTGATTAGCCGCGGTGAGTTTGTTGATGAGCCTAAGCCACACCGGTCAGAAGATTGTGTATCTCTACTTGCTGAGCTGGACACATTCAACAACCAACAGGGCCAGTCACCTTCACCATCCAATGTGAAAGAGCTTGCAGAGAGGACACTGAAAGCATACCTCAATGTGAGGCAAGGTGTTGAGCAACTGATGAGCAAGTACACTGTGAAAGCATGTGGTTACTGCTCTGAGGTCCACGTTGGTCCATGGGGCCACAATGTGAAGCTCTGCGGGGCTTTCAAGCACCAGTGGCGGGATGGCAAGCACGGATGGCAGGACGCGGTGGTTGATGAGGTCATCCCGCCTAACTACGTGTGGCATGTCCCTGACCCCAGTGGCCCTCCTCTCAGATCCTCTCTCAGGAGTTTCTATGGAAAAGCTCCAGCTGTCGTAGAGCTGTGTGTGCAGGCTGGAGCTGCAATACCGGACGAGTATAGGCCAATGATGAGGACTGACATTGTCATCCCAGACTGTGAGGAAGCTCGGTGGGCTGCATAA
- the LOC140220059 gene encoding uncharacterized protein, with amino-acid sequence MAREGELKRIDLKVNVSCCEGCRRKVMKAMSLKGVLRTEIQPSHDRVTVVGDVDAKVLVKKLSKVGKIVEVLPPASHSENCKRREEGVVKDSSDDRPAPEAEEKSGKGKDDGKGTGGDKAAAACEEGCKKCAHKAARACAAADGGSGDHHASGKAAASRDVGADARSGEGRRDADGSFSGKAALAPDHAAPAPQVQMQQHYHRAEPAMVVPVHVPAYYPPVAAPAPYYGGYYPMPPPPPMPMPMLMGAPRRQLRPQPSRFDEDYFNDDNTIGCRVM; translated from the exons ATGGCTAGGGAAGGAGAGCTCAAG AGGATTGACCTGAAGGTGAACGTGAGCTGCTGCGAGGGGTGCAGGAGGAAGGTGATGAAGGCCATGAGCTTGAAAG GCGTGCTGAGGACGGAGATCCAGCCGTCGCACGACAGGGTGACGGTCGTCGGAGACGTGGACGCCAAGGTCCTCGTCAAGAAGCTGTCCAAGGTCGGCAAGATCGTCGAGGTGCTGCCACCGGCGTCGCACTCCGAGAACTGCAAGAGGCGCGAGGAGGGCGTCGTGAAAGACAGCAGCGACGACaggccggcgccggaggcggaggagaagagCGGCAAGGGCAAGGACGACGGCAAGGGCACGGGGGGCGAcaaggccgcggcggcgtgcgaGGAGGGATGCAAGAAGTGCGCGCACAAAGCCgctcgcgcctgcgccgccgccgatggcggcagcggcgaccaCCACGCCAGCGGCAAGGCGGCAGCGTCCAGGGACGTCGGTGCGGACGCCAGGAGCGGCGAGGGAcgccgcgacgccgacggcTCCTTCAGCGGCAAAGCCGCCTTGGCGCCAGAtcacgcggcgccggcgccgcaggtGCAGATGCAGCAGCACTACCACCGTGCGGAGCCGGCGATGGTGGTGCCGGTGCACGTGCCGGCGTACTACCCTCCggtcgcggcgccggcgccgtacTACGGCGGCTACTacccgatgccgccgccgccgcccatgccgATGCCGATGCTGATGGGGGCGCcccggcggcagctccggccGCAGCCGTCccgcttcgacgaggactaCTTCAACGACGACAACACGATCGGCTGCCGCGTCATGTGA
- the LOC117864842 gene encoding LOW QUALITY PROTEIN: uncharacterized protein (The sequence of the model RefSeq protein was modified relative to this genomic sequence to represent the inferred CDS: deleted 2 bases in 1 codon): MLAQCICMSSSRLLASPVPPLSAGGRRIGAADRGLTAMAELTSGAVSSLLGLLQKEAQLLGRVGSDVDFIREEIESMNSFLEHLSMTAHLAGRHDKQVRTWMKQVRDLAHDCSNCIDSYLQSGDLAVHLARGGLRRYVWWTYWLVQKMVAQHRAAMRLRELKGRVSDVGKRRLRYGVEIRPPSSSSTPSQGAAAAAAPDAAEDADDDDDPQNQVAAAPGGPDPRRRALESRTLEDFCAEKLANWFSSLSSQQQAAGQWEGRYLIPSIAIVAQDADTCAAAAQGAMGLAAAHNFEKTVSINIQALHHAWDLPLLPQEILCYILRECIHQQGTGQGGEAEEKNPWKAFEDREKTCEEIWGNIDRLNIYDKINQVKSKVGAVRITIAKAESKKTEETKRFKATSGITLDEPLEVLRQALQLTLNKQGADMIQQSLEDILHEAANMLKQHMETATPELPIQLDDIQYQDILRKVFLDSKLPQVQQETSTTNPATTLGEAADRIKEILNNHKITLEIIRELLPGRPHLPDQTDNNSEETKANSTTAAIKETMEKVQEISWPMKVSLLIKGVVDKINKHLQSKKTLIILIDEMDYIARWKIRNALSLLTCANGSMVIVITKNRQKAKEFCSASGEPVAYSRVGMYHDIVLKITGQGENEGGNNNSQLFRDILDKCNPDEFCMRMFSHALYANPNRNYEELRRLNDTLQVSGNSMATDATKAKAKMIFKFSYKDLPREHKTCLLYLAVFPQGHSIKRSSLIERWAIERLITKEDWPTVVHHAKQCFEALIDRQLVMPVDLSAAGKIKNCMVGGQVHEFITKIANKEHILDTRLSQLQARHFSTSSGLRLRASDNINTVVEKLRPKYLHKLWLLKLLDLEGCDRRLNKKHIKDICSTILRLKYLSIMGTDVDDLPSEINNLHELEVLDIRQTKVPERATRGIVLLKLRRLLAGQRVDPSTSQEMGTLPGANKRLPSAVQIPRKINKMENMELLSNAKASSKDGAELKEIRKLGQLRKLGVVIQNKKAHLTNLLWALSDLKECIQSLSVTILGTRTEGTATDQKLLEPPLYNYLIRPPKVLESLSIDGFTDIVQLLTLFAKGSDELSKVTLSRTLLEKNNLIHIAILPKLQCLRLRHDAYKESSLTFKKEDFPHLKNFLVECLHKTGMIKFKNGATPELEKIVLFRTNIKHLCGIGALPKLKELELKGNKFLVLLPEDGTPSAVTVEDGTASAEPVKHEDGTAYAEAITRSTLTFREEEFKHLKYFLVQDAILQTDIKFEGGAPELEKIVLSDTNIKSLAGVDGLEKLKEIDLKGDRNLFSLFTSANHITKVTLLDTCLKQDDLQILAKKPKLCMLFLLDNSYDEIQLTFHEDEFPKLKHLTVKCLKIREISFAEKSACKLEKIIWSFIELKSLSGIDKLLELKELVFNGDSIPLEVRRDIHAHDKKLIHNKTQHQDKE, from the exons ATGCTTGCACAATGCATTTGCATGTCCTCTAGTAGGCTCCTAGCTTCTCCGGTCCCGCCGTTgtcggccggcgggcggcggatcggGGCGGCGGATCGAGGCCTGACTGCGATGGCCGAGCTGACGTCCGGAGCCGTGAGCTCGCTGCTGGGCCTCCTCCAGAAGGAGGCGCAGCTGCTGGGCCGCGTCGGGAGCGACGTGGATTTCATCAGGGAGGAGATAGAGAGCATGAACAGCTTCCTGGAGCACCTGTCCATGACGGCGCACCTCGCCGGCAGGCACGACAAGCAGGTCCGCACGTGGATGAAGCAGGTCCGGGACCTCGCCCACGACTGCAGCAACTGCATCGACAGCTACCTGCAGAGCGGCGATCTGGCTGTCCACCTCGCCAGGGGCGGCCTCCGGCGCTACGTCTGGTGGACCTACTGGCTGGTGCAGAAGATGGTTGCTCAGCACAGAGCCGCCATGCGGCTGCGCGAGCTCAAGGGCCGGGTGAGCGACGTCGGCAAGCGCCGGCTCAGGTACGGCGTGGAGATCCGGCCACCATCGTCGTCTTCAACCCCGTCTcaaggtgctgctgctgctgctgcgcctgaCGCTGCAGAAGAcgcagacgacgacgacgacccccaAAATCAAGTGGCGGCCGCGCCCGGTGGCCCTGATCCCCGTCGAAGAGCTCTAGAGTCTCGTACTCTGGAGGACTTCTGTGCCGAGAAGCTAGCCAACTGGTTCAGCTCCTTGAGCAGCCAACAGCAAGCTGCGGGGCAGTGGGAGGGTCGATACCTGATACCATCCATTGCCATCGTTGCACAGGATGCTGATACTTGTGCCGCCGCTGCACAAGGAGCAATGGGTTTGGCGGCTGCCCATAATTTCGAGAAGACTGTCTCCATCAACATCCAGGCGTTGCACCATGCATGGGATCTTCCGCTGCTACCGCAGGAGATCCTCTGCTACATCTTGCGTGAATGCATACACCAACAAGGCACGGGTCAAGGAGGTGAGGCGGAGGAGAAGAATCCATGGAAAGCATTTGAAGACAGGGAGAAAACGTGTGAAGAAATATGGGGAAACATTGACAGGCTTAATATCTACGACAAGATTAACCAAGTCAAGAGCAAGGTTGGAGCAGTCCGTATAACCATTGCCAAAGCTGAGAGCAAGAAGACTGAAGAAACAAAGCGCTTCAAAGCCACCTCCGGGATTACCTTGGATGAACCCTTGGAGGTGCTCCGCCAGGCATTGCAGCTCACGCTGAACAAGCAAGGAGCTGACATGATACAACAATCACTGGAGGACATACTGCACGAGGCGGCCAACATGCTTAAACAGCACATGGAAACTGCCACGCCTGAGCTCCCAATTCAACTGGATGATATCCAATACCAAGACATCTTGAGGAAGGTGTTCCTGGACAGCAAGCTCCCACAGGTACAGCAGGAAACCAGTACTACCAATCCTGCTACTACATTGGGTGAAGCCGCAGATCGCATCAAAGAAATCCTCAACAACCACAAGATTACACTAGAG ATCATACGGGAGTTGCTTCCCGGACGACCACATCTTCCTGACCAGACGGATAACAACTCAGAGGAGACTAAGGCCAACAGTACTACTGCTGCTATCAAAGAAACCATGGAGAAGGTTCAGGAGATATCGTGGCCGATGAAAGTTTCACTGTTGATCAAAGGGGTAGTGGACAAGATTAATAAGCATCTGCAAAGTAAAAAGACCCTGATCATCCTCATTGATGAGATGGACTACATAGCCCGGTGGAAGATCAGGAATGCTTTGAGCCTGTTGACTTGCGCCAATGGCAGTATGGTGATAGTGATCACAAAGAACAGGCAGAAGGCCAAAGAATTTTGCTCTGCATCGGGGGAACCTGTAGCCTATTCCCGTGTTGGTATGTACCATGATATTGTGCTCAAGATTACAGGCCAAGGGGAGAATGAAGGTGGCAACAACAATTCCCAGCTCTTCCGTGACATCTTGGACAAGTGTAATCCAGATGAATTCTGCATGAGGATGTTCTCTCATGCTCTGTATGCAAATCCCAACAGGAACTATGAAGAACTGCGCAGGTTGAATGACACCCTGCAGGTTTCGGGAAACTCAATGGCAACTGATGCTACCAAGGCTAAGGCTAAGATGATATTCAAGTTTTCCTACAAAGATCTGCCAAGAGAACACAAGACATGCTTGTTGTACCTAGCTGTTTTCCCTCAAGGTCACAGCATCAAGCGGTCAAGCCTAATAGAGCGATGGGCTATAGAACGGCTAATAACAAAGGAAGACTGGCCCACTGTAGTGCATCATGCAAAACAATGTTTTGAAGCTCTCATAGACCGGCAGCTTGTTATGCCGGTTGATCTTAGTGCTGCAGGAAAGATCAAGAACTGCATGGTAGGTGGCCAAGTCCATGAGTTTATCACCAAAATCGCCAACAAAGAGCACATTTTGGACACACGCCTGTCACAACTCCAGGCCCGTCATTTCTCCACCTCCAGCGGTCTTCGACTTCGTGCCTCTGATAACATTAACACGGTTGTGGAGAAGCTCCGGCCTAAATACTTGCATAAACTGTGGCTGCTCAAGCTGCTAGATCTGGAAGGCTGTGATCGTCGCTTGAACAAGAAACACATCAAGGACATCTGCAGCACAATATTACGTCTTAAGTATCTAAGCATAATGGGAACAGATGTTGATGATCTGCCTAGTGAAATCAACAACCTCCATGAGCTGGAGGTATTGGATATCCGGCAAACCAAGGTGCCTGAGCGTGCAACAAGAGGTATCGTGCTCCTAAAGCTGAGGCGCCTACTGGCTGGTCAAAGAGTTGATCCAAGTACAAGTCAAGAAATGGGAACGCTCCCAGGGGCCAATAAGCGGTTACCCTCTGCTGTCCAGATCCCACGCAAGATCAACAAAATGGAAAATATGGAGTTACTGTCCAATGCGAAGGCTTCTTCAAAGGATGGAGCTGAGCTCAAAGAAATTAGAAAGCTAGGGCAGCTGAGGAAGCTTGGTGTGGTTATCCAGAACAAGAAAGCTCACCTCACGAATCTGCTTTGGGCCCTTAGCGACTTGAAAGAATGCATCCAGTCTCTTTCCGTCACTATACTTGGAACCAGAACTGAGGGCACTGCCACCGACCAAAAGCTACTAGAACCACCCTTGTACAATTACTTGATACGACCCCCCAAGGTTCTTGAGAGCCTAAGCATTGACGGTTTCACAGATATTGTGCAGCTTCTCACATTGTTTGCTAAAGGTAGCGATGAACTTTCCAAGGTAACTCTGAGTCGCACCTTGTTGGAAAAGAATAATCTGATCCACATCGCCATACTTCCCAAATTACAATGCCTCAGGCTCCGACACGATGCTTACAAGGAGAGCAGTCTCACCTTCAAGAAGGAAGATTTCCCACATCTCAAGAATTTTCTCGTTGAGTGTCTCCACAAGACTGGCatgatcaaatttaaaaatgGAGCAACTCCGGAGCTTGAGAAGATTGTGCTATTCCGCACCAACATAAAGCATCTTTGTGGCATCGGTGCCCTTCCAAAACTGAAGGAACTCGAATTGAAGGGCAACAAGTTCCTGGTTTTATTACCTGAAGATGGGACACCTTCTGCTGTGACAGTTGAAGATGGGACAGCTTCTGCTGAGCCAGTTAAACATGAAGATGGGACAGCTTATGCTGAGGCAATTACCAGGAGCACGCTCACTTTCAGGGAGGAAGAATTCAAACATCTCAAGTACTTCCTTGTCCAGGACGCAATCTTGCAAACTGACATTAAATTTGAAGGTGGAGCTCCTGAGCTCGAGAAGATTGTCTTGTCCGACACAAACATAAAGTCTCTTGCTGGAGTCGACGGCCTTGAAAAATTGAAGGAGATTGACTTGAAGGGTGACAGGAACCTTTTTTCATTATTTACCTCTGCAAATCATATTACCAAGGTGACCCTTTTGGATACATGCCTGAAGCAAGATGATCTACAAATCCTTGCAAAGAAACCAAAGCTGTGCATGCTATTTCTCTTGGACAATTCTTATGACGAAATCCAGCTTACCTTCCATGAAGATGAGTTCCCAAAGCTCAAACATCTAACTGTCAAGTGCCTGAAGATCAGGGAAATCAGCTTCGCCGAGAAATCTGCTTGTAAGCTCGAGAAGATCATCTGGTCCTTCATCGAGCTGAAATCTCTCTCTGGCATCGATAAACTTCTGGAATTGAAGGAGCTAGTGTTCAACGGTGACAGTATCCCTCTTGAGGTGAGGAGAGACATTCATGCACATGACAAGAAACTTATACACAACAAGACGCAGCATCAGGACAAAGAGTAA